The following are encoded in a window of Amphibacillus xylanus NBRC 15112 genomic DNA:
- a CDS encoding tyrosine-type recombinase/integrase: protein MASIQEIVPRKKYKLFAELGRLPNGKRDRRTKTVEASGKREALKMAQAFEDDLKNRMQYDEEMFFVDLAEKWWKNYADVELEGPTKEKYKPALDLIASYFESYRVNEIKPLSIVEFFNFEKKEGRRSLETKYKVLNSIFNHAIKWKVIKAEDNPMEGQGIPKITHKQKKDFYRTHEFPILFDLLKEQSEEHQLIVLLALTGGLRRGEIAGIASDVCNFEHNSILIKRSLQYSKTNGLRLKGTKSEDTRVVTLSEKLMKRLYTLYEQKKSLKEEMGNLWEGFKDVNGEEVLLLFSNEYGKPYRPDTISQFWNRFTTKHKDNLRKIRFHDLRHSSATYILSEGTKEGLNIKTVQKRLGHKDIKTTMNLYSHVTDQDDEASGKLFDNLF from the coding sequence ATGGCATCGATACAAGAAATCGTTCCAAGAAAGAAGTATAAACTTTTCGCTGAACTTGGAAGATTGCCAAACGGTAAACGAGATAGAAGGACAAAAACTGTTGAAGCTAGTGGAAAAAGGGAAGCTTTAAAAATGGCTCAAGCCTTTGAAGACGATTTAAAAAACAGAATGCAGTATGATGAGGAAATGTTTTTTGTTGATCTAGCCGAAAAGTGGTGGAAAAATTACGCTGATGTGGAGTTAGAAGGCCCTACAAAAGAGAAGTATAAACCCGCTCTTGATCTTATTGCTTCATATTTTGAAAGCTATCGAGTAAATGAAATAAAACCATTATCCATTGTAGAGTTTTTTAATTTTGAAAAGAAGGAAGGTAGACGATCTCTCGAAACGAAATACAAGGTGTTAAACTCCATATTTAATCATGCGATTAAATGGAAAGTGATTAAAGCGGAAGATAATCCAATGGAAGGTCAGGGTATACCTAAGATTACTCATAAGCAGAAAAAAGACTTTTACCGCACACATGAGTTTCCTATCCTTTTTGACTTACTCAAAGAGCAAAGCGAAGAACATCAGTTAATCGTACTTCTTGCATTAACAGGTGGTCTTAGACGTGGTGAAATAGCAGGGATTGCTTCAGACGTTTGTAACTTTGAGCATAATTCAATTTTAATTAAGCGATCACTTCAATATTCAAAAACAAACGGCCTAAGATTAAAAGGGACCAAATCAGAGGATACACGAGTAGTCACTCTATCCGAAAAATTAATGAAGAGACTGTATACACTCTATGAGCAAAAGAAATCGTTAAAAGAAGAAATGGGTAATCTATGGGAAGGTTTTAAAGACGTGAATGGTGAAGAAGTATTATTGCTATTTTCTAATGAATACGGAAAACCTTATCGTCCAGACACCATTTCTCAGTTTTGGAACCGATTTACGACAAAGCATAAAGATAACTTGAGAAAAATTAGGTTTCATGATTTAAGACACTCTAGCGCCACATATATTTTAAGTGAAGGAACAAAAGAAGGATTGAATATAAAAACTGTTCAGAAGCGTTTAGGACATAAAGATATCAAGACAACAATGAATTTATACAGCCATGTCACTGATCAAGATGATGAAGCATCAGGTAAATTATTCGATAATTTATTCTAG
- a CDS encoding phage portal protein, with protein sequence MGLLKRILGQRERVGFTFDPEFIELFEQKSERVHMKRLAIEMCISFLARTISQTEFRVRHGKEYVKDELYYKLNTRPNKNQTASTFWQQFISKLIYDNEVLVVHVDDDLLIADDFQRNEYAIYEDVFFNVVVKDYELRDKFKQSEVMHLKYGNEQLSRLLDSLFYDYGDLFGHILNGQKRKNQLRATVDMDMMTAKNKEAQIKLQEFIDNMYESVGKRQFAIIPQQPGFKYEEHSGNGIAGQSVDEINKVTNGFLDQVAYAIGIPPSLLRGDMADIEKQTKNYMFFTVSPLLKKIKEVADVTYFTKKELMSDHCIEVRKPQYRDIFDLATSADKLRASGIANGHELRDALGLERSDDPIHDEFIVTKNYTTSDETLEGGEED encoded by the coding sequence TTGGGCTTACTAAAAAGAATATTAGGACAGAGGGAAAGGGTAGGCTTTACGTTTGATCCGGAATTCATTGAACTTTTCGAGCAAAAATCCGAACGAGTGCATATGAAGCGACTAGCTATTGAAATGTGCATATCGTTTTTAGCACGAACGATCAGCCAAACAGAGTTCAGGGTACGTCATGGTAAAGAATATGTAAAAGACGAACTCTATTATAAGTTAAATACTAGACCTAACAAGAATCAAACAGCTAGTACGTTTTGGCAACAGTTTATATCTAAATTGATTTATGACAATGAAGTGTTAGTCGTACATGTCGATGACGATTTACTAATTGCTGATGATTTTCAACGGAACGAATACGCAATTTATGAGGACGTGTTTTTTAATGTCGTAGTTAAAGATTATGAATTAAGAGACAAGTTTAAGCAGTCCGAAGTCATGCACCTAAAATACGGAAATGAGCAACTATCCAGACTATTGGATAGTCTTTTTTATGATTATGGCGATTTATTCGGGCATATTTTAAATGGTCAGAAACGAAAGAATCAATTAAGGGCGACTGTCGACATGGATATGATGACCGCTAAAAATAAAGAAGCGCAAATTAAGCTGCAAGAATTCATTGACAACATGTATGAGTCGGTAGGGAAACGTCAGTTTGCCATTATCCCGCAACAACCAGGTTTTAAATATGAAGAGCACTCAGGTAATGGTATAGCAGGTCAATCGGTTGACGAAATCAACAAAGTAACAAATGGGTTTTTGGATCAGGTCGCTTATGCAATCGGAATACCACCATCGCTACTACGGGGTGATATGGCTGATATCGAGAAACAAACAAAAAACTATATGTTTTTTACGGTTTCCCCATTATTAAAAAAGATAAAAGAAGTAGCTGACGTTACTTATTTTACGAAAAAAGAACTAATGAGCGATCATTGTATAGAAGTTAGAAAACCACAATATCGAGACATATTTGACTTGGCAACAAGTGCAGACAAATTACGTGCTTCGGGTATTGCTAACGGTCACGAATTAAGGGATGCATTAGGTCTAGAAAGATCTGATGACCCAATCCATGATGAGTTTATTGTTACTAAAAACTATACAACAAGTGATGAAACACTTGAAGGGGGTGAGGAAGATTAA
- a CDS encoding HNH endonuclease: MVYTTPGSKKKFYASGGWLWLREKALERDNYECQECKRNGLVTIDSKKVEGKKKEIVLNVHHIKEIETHPDLALELDNLETLCVSCHNKIHGKGFKPKEKKWNDERW, encoded by the coding sequence ATGGTTTATACTACACCCGGTAGCAAAAAGAAATTCTATGCCTCCGGGGGGTGGCTATGGTTGAGAGAGAAGGCGTTAGAACGAGACAACTATGAGTGCCAAGAATGTAAGCGAAACGGATTAGTAACAATTGATTCTAAAAAGGTTGAGGGAAAGAAGAAGGAAATCGTCCTCAATGTTCACCACATAAAAGAAATCGAAACTCATCCAGATCTTGCATTAGAACTTGATAATTTAGAAACATTGTGCGTTTCCTGTCACAATAAAATTCACGGAAAAGGATTCAAACCGAAGGAAAAGAAATGGAATGATGAAAGATGGTAG
- the ssb gene encoding single-stranded DNA-binding protein has translation MLNRVVLVGRLTRDPDLRYTASGRAVANFTIAVNRPFTNQQGDKEADFINCVIWNKPAENLANYMSKGNLIGIDGNLQSRSYDGQDGKRVFVTEVVAGSVQFLESKNKTASNQNNNQVMKQTQNNANENDAAFQYHEHIEPIDISDDELPF, from the coding sequence ATGTTAAACAGAGTTGTACTTGTAGGACGATTAACAAGAGATCCAGATCTAAGGTATACAGCCAGTGGTAGAGCTGTTGCAAACTTTACTATCGCGGTAAATAGGCCATTTACTAACCAACAAGGAGATAAAGAAGCTGATTTTATAAATTGTGTCATCTGGAATAAGCCAGCTGAAAACTTAGCTAATTACATGAGTAAGGGAAATTTGATCGGTATTGATGGCAATTTGCAATCAAGAAGTTATGACGGACAAGACGGAAAACGAGTTTTTGTAACTGAAGTAGTAGCAGGATCAGTTCAATTTTTAGAATCAAAGAATAAAACTGCTAGTAATCAAAACAATAACCAAGTCATGAAGCAAACGCAAAATAACGCAAATGAAAACGATGCAGCGTTTCAATACCACGAACATATTGAACCGATTGATATTTCAGATGATGAGTTGCCTTTTTGA
- a CDS encoding phage antirepressor, translating to MNQLNRIFEGNQLRIIDEKGELWFVAKDVCEILEIKNSRMALSRLDEDEKGVSSIDTPGGYQKLSTVNEFGLYNLVLSSRKPEAKKFKRWVTHEVIPSIRKTGKYEIQEPSYVIEDSIKRAERWIEEQRERLMLEQRIKEYEPKISYVDKILEAKDAVNITQIAKDYGMSGQKLNNILHEAGVQYKMNGQWLLYGKHQGEGYTKSKTTEYRRADGTIGTKLHTRWTQKGRLFIHEILKSRGIYPLIDRTA from the coding sequence ATGAATCAACTTAACAGAATATTTGAAGGTAATCAATTAAGAATTATTGATGAAAAAGGCGAATTGTGGTTTGTAGCAAAGGATGTCTGTGAAATTTTAGAAATAAAAAACTCAAGGATGGCATTAAGTCGATTGGATGAAGATGAAAAGGGTGTAAGTTCAATTGACACCCCTGGAGGATATCAAAAACTATCTACAGTAAATGAATTTGGCTTATACAATTTAGTCTTATCGAGTCGCAAACCAGAAGCAAAGAAATTTAAACGCTGGGTAACTCATGAAGTCATTCCATCAATACGAAAAACAGGAAAATATGAAATTCAAGAACCATCTTATGTTATTGAAGACTCCATAAAAAGAGCTGAAAGATGGATTGAAGAACAAAGAGAACGATTAATGCTTGAACAACGCATTAAAGAATACGAACCTAAAATCTCTTATGTTGACAAGATTCTTGAAGCAAAAGATGCAGTTAATATAACACAAATTGCAAAGGATTATGGGATGAGTGGTCAAAAGTTAAATAATATTCTGCATGAAGCGGGAGTGCAGTACAAGATGAATGGCCAATGGTTGCTTTATGGTAAGCACCAGGGAGAAGGCTATACGAAGTCTAAGACAACAGAGTATCGAAGAGCCGACGGAACAATTGGAACAAAGCTTCATACACGTTGGACGCAAAAAGGTCGACTCTTCATACATGAAATACTTAAATCTCGCGGTATATACCCTTTGATAGATAGAACCGCTTGA
- a CDS encoding NrdR family transcriptional regulator, whose translation MKCPVCNNKTRITNSRSVANTRTRRMRECVDCLTRFKTIEIMEYTSLPDYILSKLERRKK comes from the coding sequence ATGAAGTGTCCTGTTTGTAACAATAAGACAAGAATAACTAATTCAAGGAGCGTTGCGAACACTCGAACAAGAAGAATGCGTGAATGTGTAGACTGTCTGACTAGATTTAAAACAATTGAAATTATGGAGTATACGAGCTTACCAGATTATATTTTATCCAAATTAGAAAGGAGAAAAAAATGA
- a CDS encoding head maturation protease, ClpP-related has translation MYKNQKYVEQLKSIPQEFKVEHDEDSNVTEITIYGVIGDSWFSDSFSASDIDQALKNAGDNDIVINLNSPGGDAFDGIAIYNRLKRHKGKVTINVDGWAASAASIIAMAGDEVIMGLGSMMMIHEAWTLVIGSKTDMRKEADVLEELENGIINIYKTKANISQEEIREKVDAETWMSSSTAVELGFADKVEGEEESEEVEEVEIRTDDEKEDILNELKNTLESNEEPKNKGSFNLLKKWR, from the coding sequence ATGTACAAGAATCAAAAGTACGTCGAACAGCTAAAAAGCATACCACAAGAATTTAAGGTAGAGCATGACGAGGATTCTAACGTGACGGAAATTACTATCTATGGTGTGATTGGCGATTCATGGTTTAGTGATTCCTTTTCCGCTAGTGATATTGACCAGGCATTGAAAAATGCAGGTGATAACGATATAGTCATCAACCTAAACTCACCTGGTGGAGATGCATTTGACGGTATTGCAATTTATAACCGATTAAAGCGCCATAAAGGAAAAGTCACTATCAATGTTGATGGTTGGGCGGCTAGTGCGGCATCTATAATCGCTATGGCTGGTGATGAAGTTATTATGGGCCTAGGCTCAATGATGATGATACACGAAGCATGGACTCTTGTTATCGGTTCTAAGACCGACATGAGAAAGGAAGCCGATGTGTTAGAAGAGCTTGAGAATGGCATTATCAACATCTACAAAACGAAAGCAAACATCAGTCAAGAAGAAATTCGTGAAAAAGTAGATGCTGAAACGTGGATGTCGTCAAGCACAGCAGTAGAACTAGGGTTCGCCGATAAGGTCGAAGGTGAAGAAGAATCAGAAGAAGTAGAAGAAGTTGAAATTCGCACAGATGATGAAAAAGAAGACATCTTGAACGAATTAAAAAATACATTAGAATCAAACGAAGAACCTAAAAATAAAGGTTCTTTTAATTTACTTAAAAAATGGAGGTAA
- a CDS encoding DUF4868 domain-containing protein, with product MNIGKIEDGITKILVSNSSKVSLFIIEKLDTKDGLDYISHKPSLDLELQKEIIKVIKPTLSKIKNTEQIEFNENGRPNGVVEWCKKDYVGVSLERLLNSLKEDMRKEKLIDSDKKDIYCIRIEIDSGEYVYFLNRIPQLRKFEKGIWGRLVDSTFKKTTNAFIGIEPNFDLIIYQEEILVVNNVAMQRIFDLRTKYIENANSVLSSFEDSEKIEGFEQFKMDSIEDGNVVKRVSRLMEKPERMTRFIDNFDKVEQIIIEFDLNIELNAEKTKIKYTDKKQLNDIVKLLNDAYYKTVLSGEKGVDELR from the coding sequence ATGAATATTGGAAAAATTGAAGATGGAATTACTAAAATTCTAGTTAGCAATAGTTCCAAAGTAAGTCTATTTATAATTGAAAAATTAGACACAAAAGATGGATTGGATTACATAAGTCATAAACCATCTTTAGATTTGGAATTACAGAAGGAGATTATAAAAGTAATAAAACCGACGCTTTCCAAAATTAAAAATACAGAGCAAATAGAATTTAATGAGAATGGTCGACCTAATGGAGTAGTCGAATGGTGTAAGAAGGATTATGTTGGTGTGTCTTTAGAAAGGCTACTAAATAGTCTTAAAGAAGATATGCGTAAGGAAAAATTAATAGACAGTGATAAAAAGGATATATACTGCATAAGAATAGAAATAGACAGTGGAGAATATGTATATTTTTTAAATAGGATTCCCCAATTAAGGAAATTTGAAAAAGGCATTTGGGGGAGATTAGTTGATTCTACATTTAAAAAAACTACAAATGCATTTATAGGAATTGAACCTAATTTTGATTTAATAATCTATCAAGAAGAGATATTAGTAGTCAACAACGTAGCTATGCAAAGAATCTTTGATTTAAGAACCAAGTATATTGAAAATGCAAACTCGGTTCTTAGTTCCTTTGAAGATTCGGAAAAGATAGAGGGATTTGAACAATTTAAAATGGATAGTATAGAAGACGGAAATGTTGTGAAGAGAGTATCTAGGTTAATGGAAAAACCGGAAAGAATGACAAGGTTTATTGATAATTTTGATAAGGTTGAGCAAATTATTATCGAGTTTGATTTAAATATTGAGCTAAATGCTGAAAAGACGAAAATAAAGTATACTGATAAAAAACAGTTGAATGATATTGTAAAACTTCTTAACGATGCTTATTATAAAACGGTGTTATCAGGTGAAAAAGGTGTAGATGAGTTAAGGTAA
- a CDS encoding DnaD domain protein, with protein sequence MAKYRTIYTEFWNDPKVMEEMTPEDKYFYLYILTNPNTKQIGVYKITKKQMSFDLGYSLESVNSLLDRFINHHKNIKYNEETREICVINWGKYNLNRGGKPFEDLLKKELKDVKDHSLLDYIYPHIEKKEIKKVFEPYVSESLRDTSNDTTYDKRGESIEQENGKPSNDKGSHDTLYDTSTISRQTKTETETITETITETEQQPQQKDSGGGRDNLIDEGFRETLDFYRSNIQKGVTDTPFNYELLQQFYDEWGKDLMLAALKLTAKKEAGMPFIEAVFKNWKAAGVKTVEDARRFNEQLQRKGRGISVKEEVVPEWFKNRKIAEPKDTNVSDEDVNAILNSFKNKKIG encoded by the coding sequence ATGGCTAAATACAGAACAATCTATACTGAATTTTGGAACGATCCAAAGGTTATGGAAGAAATGACTCCAGAAGATAAGTATTTTTATTTATATATACTGACTAATCCAAATACAAAGCAAATCGGTGTTTACAAGATTACTAAAAAACAAATGTCATTTGATTTAGGGTACTCGTTAGAATCAGTTAATAGTTTGCTAGATCGCTTTATTAACCATCATAAAAACATTAAATACAACGAGGAAACGAGAGAAATCTGTGTTATTAACTGGGGAAAATATAATTTAAATAGAGGTGGGAAACCGTTCGAAGATTTATTAAAAAAAGAATTGAAAGATGTAAAGGATCACTCCCTTTTAGATTATATTTACCCTCATATTGAAAAAAAAGAAATTAAAAAAGTGTTTGAACCATACGTTAGCGAATCGTTGCGCGATACGTCAAACGATACGACATACGATAAGAGAGGCGAATCGATAGAGCAAGAAAATGGCAAACCTAGTAATGACAAGGGTTCTCACGATACGTTGTACGATACGTCTACGATAAGCCGACAAACAAAAACAGAAACAGAAACAATAACAGAAACAATAACAGAAACAGAACAACAACCACAACAAAAAGATAGTGGTGGTGGTCGTGATAATTTAATTGACGAAGGATTCAGGGAAACTCTTGATTTTTATCGATCTAACATTCAAAAGGGAGTTACAGATACACCCTTTAACTATGAATTGTTGCAACAGTTTTATGACGAATGGGGCAAAGACTTGATGTTAGCAGCTTTAAAATTAACAGCAAAGAAAGAAGCGGGAATGCCTTTTATAGAAGCGGTATTTAAAAATTGGAAAGCGGCAGGAGTTAAAACTGTTGAAGATGCTAGACGTTTTAATGAGCAGTTACAAAGAAAAGGTAGAGGAATAAGCGTAAAAGAAGAAGTTGTTCCTGAATGGTTCAAAAATCGGAAAATAGCGGAACCTAAAGACACAAATGTTTCTGATGAAGATGTTAATGCGATATTAAATTCATTTAAAAACAAGAAAATTGGGTGA
- a CDS encoding helix-turn-helix domain-containing protein, which yields MTAFDRVKKLCEEQKISIVELEEKVGFGRNSLYSWKKNNPSSEKLEKVADFFNVSTDYLLGRTDIKYIHEPDTIAAHHDGEDWTEEELEEIERFKEFVRMKRSQQE from the coding sequence ATGACTGCTTTTGATAGAGTAAAAAAATTATGTGAGGAACAAAAAATTTCTATTGTGGAACTAGAGGAAAAGGTTGGATTTGGTAGAAACTCTTTATACTCTTGGAAGAAAAACAATCCTTCTTCTGAGAAATTAGAAAAAGTAGCAGACTTTTTCAACGTCTCCACCGATTATCTATTAGGTCGTACAGATATAAAATACATACATGAGCCAGACACAATCGCAGCTCATCACGATGGAGAGGACTGGACAGAAGAAGAATTAGAAGAAATAGAACGATTTAAAGAATTTGTAAGAATGAAGAGAAGCCAGCAGGAGTGA
- a CDS encoding HNH endonuclease, translated as MGDFMIGKYYPYSKEAQLYQNRKRTKNKNFSMAVKLAIFERDRYRCVKCGSHLIDSVPHHITYKSQGGQGTKRNGATTCRRCHDWAHHKCQGPYGEPSSEGRKWFEDWRDRMLDEAGNLK; from the coding sequence TTGGGTGATTTTATGATTGGTAAATATTATCCCTACTCAAAAGAAGCGCAATTATACCAAAACCGCAAGCGAACTAAAAATAAAAATTTTAGTATGGCTGTAAAACTAGCAATCTTCGAAAGAGATCGTTATAGATGTGTCAAGTGTGGTAGTCACTTAATTGATAGTGTTCCACATCACATTACTTATAAATCGCAAGGTGGACAAGGAACCAAACGGAATGGTGCTACAACATGCAGACGTTGTCATGATTGGGCGCATCACAAATGCCAGGGGCCATATGGAGAACCATCTTCAGAAGGCCGAAAATGGTTTGAGGATTGGCGAGATCGAATGCTTGATGAAGCGGGTAATTTAAAATAA
- a CDS encoding P27 family phage terminase small subunit, protein MTEPLRIDVGIDKIRDSLMSRIDNTDPVEVEKVGRYLKHIEMYRRMERTVKKEGVSVETKNGKQEFIKSHPLLREMNSVNASLLSIEKSFNFIDNEEENSAEDLL, encoded by the coding sequence GTGACAGAACCACTTAGAATCGATGTTGGTATAGATAAAATAAGGGATTCACTTATGTCGAGGATAGACAATACAGATCCGGTTGAGGTTGAAAAAGTCGGTAGGTACTTGAAGCATATTGAGATGTATCGACGCATGGAAAGGACAGTTAAAAAAGAAGGGGTATCTGTTGAGACGAAAAACGGAAAACAAGAATTTATTAAGTCTCACCCCTTGCTCAGAGAAATGAACAGCGTTAACGCATCTTTATTGAGTATAGAAAAGTCATTTAATTTTATTGACAATGAAGAAGAAAATAGCGCAGAAGATCTATTATGA
- a CDS encoding helix-turn-helix domain-containing protein has translation MSKDLEIQVRSELIRRNMKHGELAEALGISGPYLSDILAGKRSGPKAQEHIKHIKKILNI, from the coding sequence ATGTCAAAAGATTTAGAAATACAAGTTCGTTCTGAGTTAATAAGACGAAATATGAAGCATGGCGAGTTAGCAGAAGCTCTTGGAATTTCTGGACCATACTTATCAGATATTTTAGCCGGCAAAAGATCCGGACCAAAAGCTCAAGAGCACATTAAACACATTAAAAAAATATTAAATATCTAG
- a CDS encoding ImmA/IrrE family metallo-endopeptidase: MQYEKLLIEADQHGVDIYEKPMQKRNKGLYCDKVIWINKYINTSTEKACVLAEELGHYHTSAGNILDQKNLNNIKQEKQARTWAYEKLVPLKKIIKAHKDGPKNKYELAEYLGVTEDFLEKAIERYIEKFGLSVKYKDYVICFEPLGVIEWFDNKNF, from the coding sequence ATGCAATATGAAAAACTTCTTATAGAGGCAGATCAACATGGAGTAGACATCTATGAAAAGCCAATGCAGAAGAGAAATAAAGGTTTATACTGTGACAAAGTTATTTGGATAAATAAATACATAAATACATCCACAGAAAAAGCCTGTGTTCTAGCTGAAGAACTTGGCCATTATCATACATCAGCAGGTAACATACTTGATCAAAAAAATTTAAACAACATAAAACAAGAAAAGCAAGCTCGTACATGGGCATATGAAAAATTAGTTCCATTAAAGAAAATTATTAAAGCACATAAAGATGGTCCAAAAAATAAGTATGAGCTTGCAGAATATTTAGGAGTAACTGAAGATTTTCTAGAAAAAGCGATTGAACGTTATATTGAGAAGTTTGGTTTATCTGTTAAGTATAAAGACTATGTAATCTGCTTTGAACCACTTGGTGTAATTGAGTGGTTTGATAATAAAAATTTTTAA
- a CDS encoding MazG-like family protein yields the protein MNLNKLTENIEQWAKDRNLDIADPSKQTLKLGEEFGELCQGLVKSNFNQVIDSIGDMYVVLTILSMQLGVDLGYCAQVAYDEIVDRKGKMINGVFVKDEDLKEFDYRPELSI from the coding sequence ATGAATCTAAATAAATTGACTGAGAACATCGAGCAATGGGCAAAAGATAGAAACCTAGATATTGCGGATCCAAGTAAACAAACTTTGAAGCTAGGTGAGGAATTTGGTGAGTTATGCCAAGGATTAGTTAAAAGTAATTTTAATCAAGTTATTGACTCAATAGGTGATATGTACGTAGTTCTAACAATTTTGTCTATGCAGCTAGGAGTGGATTTAGGATATTGCGCACAAGTTGCGTATGATGAAATTGTTGATCGTAAAGGAAAAATGATAAATGGTGTGTTCGTAAAAGATGAAGACCTAAAAGAATTTGACTACAGACCGGAATTGAGTATTTAA
- a CDS encoding terminase TerL endonuclease subunit — MIKNKYVERYISLYEKGKIKLNKERIMLIEYLKEHVLSRDDLYFDDKHIEQCIQFIEKWYFPLKEFQKFVIAFFFLFNKETKRLFYRRFLIMMGRGGGKNGLISGISNYMNSELYGIRNYNISIVANSEDQAKTSFEEVYNVIEENKTLQRSFHLTKMRITNRKTKSWLRFRTANPQSKDGGREGMVVFDEIHMYETAQTVRVMRGGLGKVPHPREVYIGTDGYVREGFIDSMKKQAMEVLQGKRPDSTLFPFICKIDDPDEVDDFEMWEKANPMLEKPLTDYAQNLFETMKEEYDDLEIDPSGREEFMTKRMNLPEEDIEKSVATWEEIWATGFESEPDDPNPVLRKMPELEQRMCVGGLDYARIKDFASVGLLFKIDGNYIWKTHSFVRKEFLKQVKLNAPIDEWEKQGLLTKVSGPVIDIKHIVDWFVEMRLIYGFNTIVADTFRLDLVKTALEAEGFELVYIRNPRAIHSLLAPRIETLFAKRQLIFGDNPLMRWATNNVLVVTKKDGNKEYHKKDELTRKTDPFQAFVHAMYKADDILVEEENFFLSDIKF; from the coding sequence ATGATTAAAAATAAGTATGTAGAACGATATATTAGCCTTTACGAAAAAGGCAAAATAAAACTCAATAAAGAACGAATTATGTTAATAGAGTATTTGAAAGAACATGTATTAAGTCGTGATGATTTATACTTTGACGATAAGCACATAGAACAATGCATTCAATTTATAGAAAAATGGTACTTCCCTTTGAAGGAGTTCCAAAAATTCGTTATAGCCTTTTTCTTTCTTTTTAACAAAGAAACGAAAAGGCTTTTTTACCGTCGTTTTTTAATCATGATGGGTAGAGGTGGCGGAAAGAACGGACTCATAAGCGGAATAAGCAACTACATGAATAGTGAATTGTATGGAATAAGGAACTACAACATATCTATCGTAGCCAATAGTGAAGACCAAGCAAAGACATCGTTCGAAGAAGTATATAACGTTATCGAAGAAAATAAAACATTGCAACGCTCATTCCACCTTACAAAAATGCGCATCACGAACAGGAAAACTAAATCGTGGTTGCGTTTTAGAACAGCAAATCCACAATCAAAAGACGGTGGACGAGAAGGAATGGTTGTGTTTGACGAAATACACATGTACGAAACGGCCCAGACCGTCCGAGTTATGCGTGGTGGACTTGGTAAAGTACCACATCCGAGAGAAGTTTATATCGGTACAGACGGTTATGTCCGTGAAGGTTTTATCGACAGTATGAAAAAACAAGCAATGGAAGTGCTACAGGGTAAACGTCCAGACTCTACACTGTTTCCGTTTATTTGTAAAATAGATGATCCAGACGAAGTAGACGACTTCGAGATGTGGGAAAAGGCCAATCCAATGTTGGAAAAACCTTTAACAGATTACGCACAGAATCTATTTGAAACGATGAAAGAAGAATATGACGACTTAGAAATTGATCCATCGGGTAGAGAAGAATTTATGACAAAGCGTATGAATCTACCAGAAGAAGATATTGAGAAGTCAGTCGCTACCTGGGAAGAAATATGGGCAACGGGTTTTGAATCCGAACCAGATGATCCTAATCCAGTATTACGCAAGATGCCAGAACTCGAACAACGTATGTGTGTGGGCGGACTCGATTACGCGAGAATAAAAGACTTTGCTAGTGTAGGTCTATTATTTAAAATTGATGGCAACTACATTTGGAAAACTCATTCATTTGTTAGAAAAGAGTTTTTAAAGCAAGTTAAACTAAATGCACCTATTGATGAATGGGAAAAGCAAGGGTTACTAACTAAAGTAAGCGGTCCTGTGATTGACATTAAACACATTGTCGACTGGTTTGTAGAAATGAGACTTATATATGGATTTAACACAATAGTGGCTGACACATTCAGATTAGATTTAGTTAAAACCGCACTTGAAGCGGAAGGTTTTGAACTTGTTTATATTCGCAATCCAAGAGCAATTCACTCTTTACTTGCGCCGCGGATTGAAACCTTATTTGCTAAACGTCAATTAATTTTCGGTGATAACCCACTGATGCGCTGGGCGACTAATAACGTTCTTGTAGTAACTAAAAAAGACGGTAATAAAGAATACCATAAGAAAGATGAATTAACACGTAAGACAGACCCATTCCAAGCATTTGTGCACGCCATGTATAAAGCTGATGACATTTTAGTTGAAGAAGAAAATTTCTTCCTATCAGACATTAAGTTTTAG